A region of Granulibacter bethesdensis DNA encodes the following proteins:
- the lpxB gene encoding lipid-A-disaccharide synthase encodes MTAPLIYIVAGEHSGDVLGARLIHALRALNPSIRFAGIGGPRMEECGFQSLFPMHELAVMGLVEILPRVLKLRRRLQQTVQDIETRRPDLVLTIDSPGFCLRLLRAIQPFGIKRVHYVAPQVWAWREHRVKRFPGLWERLLCLLPFEEKWFAERNVPGQFVGHPVLESGADQGDAARFRARHGLAEDARVIVLMPGSRANEAGRLLPVYGETLRLLMRDIPTITPVIPLATSTAHTVRGAVSSWPVRPIFITDIADKHDAFAAAEAALTKSGTSTLELAMGGVPMAVTYRVNRITAMMARRLIRVPYVAMVNLLAGREIVPELLQENCTPTKIAAVLTSLMNNHPDTSGVGTADRQKQALKAVVASLHAPNQHAPDGLPSAAAAASIMDVLGQSSSG; translated from the coding sequence GTGACAGCTCCGCTGATCTACATCGTCGCCGGTGAGCATAGTGGCGATGTACTCGGCGCCAGGCTGATCCATGCATTGCGAGCCCTCAACCCGTCGATCCGCTTTGCGGGGATTGGCGGGCCGCGCATGGAAGAATGCGGGTTTCAAAGCCTGTTCCCCATGCATGAACTGGCCGTCATGGGGCTGGTGGAAATCCTGCCACGGGTGCTGAAGCTGCGACGACGGTTGCAGCAGACAGTTCAGGATATTGAAACCCGCCGTCCTGATCTGGTGCTGACCATCGACAGTCCCGGCTTCTGCCTGCGCCTGTTGCGCGCCATACAGCCCTTCGGGATCAAAAGGGTGCATTACGTCGCACCGCAGGTATGGGCATGGCGGGAACATCGCGTCAAACGGTTTCCGGGTCTGTGGGAGCGGCTGCTCTGTCTGCTGCCCTTCGAGGAAAAATGGTTTGCCGAGCGCAATGTGCCGGGACAGTTTGTGGGTCACCCGGTGCTGGAATCCGGGGCTGATCAGGGGGATGCCGCCCGCTTCCGCGCCCGGCATGGTCTGGCCGAAGATGCCCGCGTGATCGTGCTGATGCCCGGCAGCCGGGCCAATGAAGCAGGCAGGTTGCTGCCCGTCTATGGCGAGACGCTGCGTCTGCTGATGCGGGATATACCAACCATCACACCAGTTATCCCGCTTGCCACCAGCACGGCACATACGGTGCGGGGGGCTGTCTCCTCCTGGCCTGTGCGGCCGATTTTCATCACCGACATTGCCGACAAACACGACGCCTTTGCCGCCGCCGAGGCCGCACTGACCAAATCCGGCACATCGACGCTGGAACTTGCCATGGGCGGTGTTCCAATGGCGGTAACCTATCGTGTCAACCGTATTACCGCCATGATGGCACGCAGGCTGATCCGTGTGCCGTATGTTGCCATGGTTAATCTGCTGGCAGGCCGTGAAATCGTTCCGGAGCTTCTTCAGGAAAACTGCACCCCCACAAAAATAGCTGCGGTTTTAACCAGTCTGATGAACAACCACCCTGATACCAGTGGCGTGGGTACCGCCGACCGTCAGAAACAGGCATTGAAGGCAGTGGTTGCTTCCCTGCATGCGCCCAATCAGCACGCACCGGATGGACTGCCCTCGGCTGCCGCTGCGGCCTCCATCATGGATGTGCTGGGCCAATCATCATCCGGCTGA
- the secD gene encoding protein translocase subunit SecD, which yields MLLCLPNLMARPAAWLPWRTVHLGLDLRGGSYLLMQIDMKAVVRERLESLSDTARQAMRNAHIFYTGLKAEPDANRIVLSPRDPAQLNAAVAALAKAVENEVSASGVREVEVKALEGAQAGQIALILPEAALHDRATAAVQQSIEIVRRRIDQTGVVDPNIARQGEDRIVVQLPGVDDPQRIKDLLGTTAKMTFHMVDASATPAAVPPDDIALPEEGTAQKLVVKRRADVDGADLTDARPVPNQQRAGAWSVSFTFNGVGARKVADITAAHQGERFAIVLDNRIISAPVIQSVIPDGRGEITGNFTAKTAQDLAVLLRAGALPAPLSVVEERSVGPELGADSIRAGAYSLAAGFVLVILFMGMFYGLFGWMANLALLMNLIMLLGALSLLEATLTLPGMAGILLTLGMAVDANILINERIREETKAGRPPVAAMEAGFKRAWATVLDSNMTALLAHVMLFVFGTGPVRGFAVTITVGIATTLFTNFMLARLLMVKWFARNRPAELPV from the coding sequence ATGCTGCTCTGCCTGCCGAATCTGATGGCACGCCCGGCTGCATGGCTGCCCTGGCGGACTGTCCATCTCGGCCTCGATCTGCGCGGAGGCAGCTATCTGCTGATGCAGATCGACATGAAAGCCGTGGTCAGGGAGCGGCTGGAGTCGCTGTCCGACACGGCGCGGCAGGCGATGCGCAATGCCCATATTTTCTATACCGGTCTGAAGGCGGAACCGGATGCCAACCGCATCGTCCTGAGTCCCCGTGATCCTGCCCAGTTGAACGCCGCCGTCGCGGCTCTCGCCAAGGCGGTCGAGAATGAGGTCTCCGCCAGCGGGGTCAGAGAGGTCGAGGTCAAGGCTCTGGAGGGCGCGCAAGCCGGTCAGATCGCGCTGATCCTGCCCGAGGCCGCGCTGCATGACCGTGCGACGGCTGCGGTGCAGCAGTCGATTGAAATCGTCCGCCGCCGTATCGACCAGACCGGTGTCGTTGATCCCAACATCGCCCGTCAGGGTGAGGACCGGATCGTCGTGCAGCTTCCCGGTGTGGATGATCCGCAGCGGATCAAGGATCTGCTCGGCACCACCGCGAAAATGACTTTCCATATGGTCGATGCGTCCGCCACCCCTGCTGCGGTACCGCCGGATGACATCGCACTGCCGGAGGAAGGCACCGCACAGAAGCTGGTCGTCAAACGGCGGGCGGATGTGGATGGTGCCGATCTGACCGATGCCCGCCCTGTGCCGAACCAGCAGCGTGCCGGTGCATGGTCGGTCAGCTTCACCTTCAATGGTGTAGGCGCACGGAAGGTAGCGGACATCACCGCAGCCCATCAGGGCGAGCGTTTCGCCATCGTGCTGGATAACCGCATCATCAGCGCACCGGTCATTCAGTCCGTGATTCCGGATGGACGCGGCGAGATCACCGGCAATTTCACGGCCAAAACCGCGCAGGATCTGGCGGTGCTGCTACGCGCCGGCGCGCTGCCCGCCCCGCTTTCCGTGGTGGAGGAGCGCAGTGTCGGGCCGGAGCTGGGGGCCGACAGTATCCGCGCTGGAGCCTATTCCCTCGCGGCTGGCTTCGTACTGGTGATCCTGTTCATGGGTATGTTCTATGGCCTGTTCGGCTGGATGGCGAACCTCGCGCTGCTCATGAACCTGATCATGCTGCTGGGGGCACTCTCACTGCTGGAGGCGACCCTGACCCTGCCCGGCATGGCGGGTATCCTGCTGACGCTGGGTATGGCGGTGGATGCCAATATCCTGATCAATGAGCGTATCCGCGAGGAAACCAAAGCAGGCCGTCCACCCGTTGCAGCGATGGAAGCCGGGTTCAAGCGGGCCTGGGCCACCGTGCTGGACAGCAACATGACCGCGCTGCTGGCCCATGTCATGCTGTTCGTATTCGGCACCGGCCCGGTGCGTGGCTTTGCGGTGACGATCACCGTCGGCATTGCCACCACGCTGTTCACCAATTTCATGCTGGCACGGCTGTTGATGGTGAAGTGGTTCGCCCGCAACCGTCCCGCTGAACTGCCCGTCTGA
- a CDS encoding Gfo/Idh/MocA family protein: MSQTHDTLPSGSTLRIGLAGAGHFGRFHALKIASSRRAVLVGIFDPDEARARVLAKETKTVALGFEALLEQSDAIVIAAPAEAHFSLAELALEAGLHVLIEKPIAATLEQADRLAALAEAKRRVLQVGHLVRYSAEYAAVANRMERPLYIEATRIAPFKPRGTDVSVILDLMIHDLDLVLALVDSPILSVDAVGAPVAGPHEDIANARLRFENGAVATITASRISLKTERKMRLFAQNGYMSVNFMDRKLMMIGRDRGLPIPGGQGARIEETGWKDHDALAAEHEAFAASILDGAPVLVNAHAGRRALAAALAVAESMNDTRARLEVSGLIRHEG; encoded by the coding sequence ATGAGCCAGACACACGACACGCTGCCTTCAGGATCGACCCTTCGCATCGGCCTTGCCGGTGCCGGTCATTTCGGGCGGTTTCATGCCCTGAAAATCGCCTCCAGCCGCCGGGCGGTGCTGGTCGGTATCTTTGATCCCGATGAGGCGCGGGCGCGCGTGCTGGCGAAGGAGACGAAAACTGTGGCGCTGGGCTTTGAGGCCCTGCTGGAGCAGAGTGATGCGATCGTGATTGCAGCCCCCGCCGAGGCGCATTTCTCGCTGGCCGAGCTTGCTCTGGAAGCCGGGCTGCATGTGCTGATCGAAAAGCCCATCGCCGCGACTCTGGAACAGGCAGACCGGTTGGCGGCTCTGGCCGAGGCAAAAAGGCGTGTGCTTCAGGTGGGACATCTGGTGCGCTATTCCGCAGAATACGCGGCAGTTGCGAACCGTATGGAGCGCCCGCTTTATATCGAGGCGACACGCATTGCGCCTTTCAAGCCACGGGGCACTGATGTTTCGGTGATTCTGGATCTGATGATCCATGATCTCGATCTGGTACTGGCGCTGGTGGACAGCCCGATCCTGTCTGTCGATGCGGTGGGTGCCCCCGTCGCCGGACCGCATGAGGATATCGCCAATGCAAGGCTGCGTTTCGAAAACGGCGCGGTGGCGACCATCACAGCAAGCCGGATTTCGCTCAAGACCGAGCGCAAAATGCGCCTGTTCGCGCAAAATGGGTACATGTCCGTGAATTTCATGGATCGCAAGCTGATGATGATCGGGCGTGATCGCGGCCTGCCCATTCCTGGCGGGCAGGGGGCCAGAATCGAGGAAACCGGGTGGAAGGACCATGATGCTCTGGCGGCGGAGCATGAGGCATTTGCGGCTTCGATCCTCGATGGTGCTCCGGTGCTGGTGAACGCTCATGCAGGCAGACGCGCTCTGGCCGCGGCTTTGGCGGTGGCGGAAAGCATGAATGACACGCGGGCCCGTCTGGAAGTCTCCGGGCTGATCCGTCACGAGGGATAA
- a CDS encoding carbon-nitrogen hydrolase family protein, whose translation MNSTAKTLKIGVLAYPIEGVTLEGYAAKLDRLVAEAAAAGAELLLMPEYACVEVAGGYVSSPDVDAELNAVCARAAGILAAQRDVAMKYGVWLAPGSVPVRGPDGVTINRAPLFAPDGSVAFQDKRVMTRFENEHWFVSPGAPPGIFETPWGKIGLTICYDTEFPALARAQVEAGAWLILAPCCTDTLRGYNRVGFSARARALENQCYVAVAPTVGDAAWSGALDTNRGYAAVYGPVDRGFPEDGMIARGALDEPGWIYATLDPAKIEDVRVNGGVLNHRDWPAPVGACAILPRGALETA comes from the coding sequence ATGAACAGCACTGCCAAAACCCTGAAGATCGGTGTACTGGCCTATCCCATCGAAGGTGTTACGCTGGAAGGCTATGCGGCAAAGCTCGACCGGCTGGTGGCTGAAGCCGCCGCCGCTGGAGCCGAATTGCTGCTGATGCCTGAATATGCCTGTGTCGAGGTTGCCGGTGGCTATGTTTCCAGCCCCGATGTCGATGCGGAACTGAATGCGGTCTGCGCACGTGCCGCCGGAATTCTGGCGGCCCAGCGGGATGTTGCCATGAAATATGGCGTCTGGCTGGCACCCGGATCCGTGCCGGTGCGCGGGCCGGATGGCGTTACGATCAACCGCGCTCCGCTCTTTGCCCCTGATGGCAGCGTCGCCTTTCAGGACAAGCGGGTGATGACACGGTTCGAGAACGAACACTGGTTTGTCTCGCCGGGCGCGCCACCGGGGATTTTTGAAACCCCGTGGGGCAAAATCGGACTGACCATCTGTTATGATACCGAATTCCCCGCCCTTGCCCGCGCGCAGGTAGAGGCCGGAGCCTGGCTGATTCTGGCCCCCTGCTGCACCGATACGCTGCGTGGCTATAACCGTGTTGGCTTCTCTGCACGGGCACGGGCGCTGGAAAACCAGTGCTATGTCGCTGTGGCTCCGACGGTGGGCGATGCTGCATGGTCAGGGGCTCTGGACACCAATCGCGGCTACGCAGCCGTGTATGGCCCGGTGGATCGCGGGTTCCCCGAGGATGGTATGATCGCTCGCGGTGCGCTGGATGAGCCGGGCTGGATTTACGCCACGCTTGATCCGGCGAAAATTGAGGATGTACGGGTCAATGGCGGCGTGCTGAATCACCGTGACTGGCCGGCACCGGTCGGCGCATGCGCCATCCTGCCACGTGGAGCACTGGAAACAGCGTGA
- a CDS encoding S8 family serine peptidase produces the protein MTTLPNDPLFKYQWGLQNTGQFNGYIAGIDINVLPLWSEYTGAGVKVAVADTGFQLDHPDFAGRVDTAESWNAVSDTPGGSPVTANDNHGTAVAGIIGAGINDAIGGTGVAPRVTLLSLRVLGNQTDESRDSDATERATTIGFSKALLANVDVINNSWGPTNPRVGPNAKTVFSDNWSGGQNQEGIAISALATYGRQGKGTVIVFSNGNARKYDDDANLNNNTNSRFAIAVAAIDGNGHYSTYSSAGANLLISAPGSEGGSTTTPAGGIVTSDRTGSDGYNKTPGNAGNYTYGFNGTSAAAPFISGVAALMLQANPSLGYRDVQQIMAYTARQNDASDTSWLDNGAQSSNGGGLHFSRDYGFGLVDAHAAVRVAESYGVLTDYGMNGFSKSELNVTQQNVNFAPSSPATIAAGQNYTFYLGYTSLISVEHIDLLLSLNAPDTSALTVTLKSPDGTSVNLVDQTPNVSKESANVAWPGTFSLGSFAFMGEDSTILSSSGQITGRWYVTITNQGSTPISFNSANLGLSGSQYSYKSFLYTDSYANQVTADPHRAYAIVPGADTDVIMNASAVTGSVSADLPNNKISINGVETYVSTTHAVPSPGFTPSIDAFFSGDGNDTLVGGTGQLLAPGRGNNSVLLGGSTGIVQSIGNDTITALQGSATVNASGHATIFSNAAQLNFVGTGGASTIVGGTGILSVSGGSAQVTVFGSSGGNDTILGGNSGNNQLAANGSGSTLFGESGSSVLYGSNTGASTLVTAGTNNTVFGGTGGSTILSNGTHDLVVMDQGATTLFGGQNAAIFTNSANANIIGETGSYAVGFGSGTSTAWASSSTDLFLFANGQAGGNVTISNFQVGKDFIQLQGYGDNVVQTVLANATQSEAGLSMTLSDNTHITLAGITSLNSDSFMA, from the coding sequence ATGACCACTCTGCCCAATGATCCTCTTTTCAAATACCAGTGGGGTTTGCAGAACACAGGTCAGTTTAACGGTTACATTGCCGGAATTGATATCAATGTTCTTCCACTATGGTCAGAATATACCGGCGCTGGGGTAAAAGTAGCCGTCGCAGATACCGGATTTCAGCTTGACCACCCCGACTTTGCCGGGCGTGTTGATACAGCAGAAAGCTGGAATGCCGTCAGCGATACACCAGGCGGAAGCCCTGTTACTGCCAATGACAATCATGGTACAGCGGTCGCCGGCATTATCGGTGCCGGTATCAACGACGCTATCGGCGGGACAGGCGTCGCCCCAAGGGTAACACTGCTATCATTGCGTGTTCTGGGCAATCAGACGGATGAAAGCCGGGATAGTGACGCAACGGAACGGGCAACAACCATCGGATTTTCCAAAGCTCTTCTGGCAAATGTCGATGTCATCAATAACAGCTGGGGACCGACCAATCCAAGAGTGGGCCCAAATGCCAAAACTGTTTTCAGTGATAACTGGTCTGGCGGCCAGAATCAGGAAGGCATCGCCATTTCCGCACTCGCGACTTATGGCCGACAGGGAAAAGGCACTGTCATCGTTTTTTCAAACGGAAATGCCCGTAAATATGATGACGACGCCAATCTGAACAATAACACCAATTCAAGATTTGCCATTGCTGTCGCTGCCATTGATGGAAACGGACACTATTCGACATACAGTTCTGCGGGCGCAAATCTTCTGATTTCTGCACCCGGAAGTGAGGGAGGAAGCACAACCACGCCCGCAGGCGGGATCGTAACGTCTGACCGGACAGGTTCAGACGGTTACAACAAAACGCCGGGTAATGCGGGTAATTATACATACGGATTTAACGGCACATCAGCCGCCGCGCCTTTTATCAGTGGCGTGGCTGCCCTCATGCTGCAGGCTAACCCCTCACTCGGCTATCGTGATGTTCAGCAGATCATGGCCTATACAGCGCGGCAGAATGATGCCTCCGACACATCATGGCTGGACAATGGAGCCCAAAGCAGCAATGGCGGAGGTCTCCATTTCAGTCGCGATTATGGATTTGGGCTGGTCGATGCACATGCCGCGGTGCGGGTCGCAGAAAGTTATGGCGTCCTGACCGATTATGGCATGAACGGTTTCAGCAAATCCGAACTCAACGTTACCCAGCAAAATGTCAATTTTGCTCCCTCCAGTCCAGCCACCATCGCAGCCGGGCAGAACTATACATTCTATCTTGGCTATACAAGCTTGATAAGTGTGGAGCATATTGATCTCCTGTTGTCTCTCAATGCTCCGGATACGAGTGCGCTGACAGTTACCCTCAAATCGCCTGACGGAACATCTGTCAATCTTGTTGACCAAACCCCGAATGTCTCCAAGGAATCAGCCAACGTTGCATGGCCGGGAACTTTCAGCCTTGGCAGTTTTGCTTTCATGGGTGAAGATTCGACTATTCTGTCCAGTTCCGGCCAGATTACGGGCCGCTGGTATGTCACCATTACCAATCAGGGCAGCACACCAATTTCATTTAACTCCGCTAATCTTGGACTCAGCGGCAGCCAATACAGCTATAAATCCTTTCTCTACACTGACAGCTACGCAAATCAGGTGACGGCTGATCCTCATCGGGCCTATGCAATCGTGCCTGGCGCCGATACAGACGTTATCATGAATGCCTCGGCCGTGACTGGCTCCGTTTCAGCCGATCTGCCAAACAACAAAATCAGCATCAACGGGGTTGAGACATATGTCTCAACCACCCATGCGGTTCCTTCTCCCGGGTTCACGCCATCAATTGACGCATTTTTCAGCGGCGATGGAAACGATACACTGGTTGGAGGCACCGGACAGCTTCTGGCTCCCGGGCGTGGGAATAACAGTGTCCTACTGGGGGGCAGCACAGGAATCGTTCAGTCTATCGGTAACGATACCATCACTGCACTTCAGGGAAGTGCTACGGTTAACGCCTCCGGTCATGCCACAATCTTCTCCAATGCGGCCCAACTGAATTTCGTGGGTACGGGAGGGGCCAGCACCATCGTTGGTGGAACGGGCATATTGTCGGTCAGTGGCGGCAGCGCACAGGTCACTGTCTTCGGCAGCAGTGGCGGCAATGATACCATTCTGGGCGGCAACAGCGGTAACAACCAGCTTGCTGCCAATGGTTCCGGCTCGACACTGTTTGGTGAAAGCGGCTCCAGCGTTCTTTATGGCAGCAATACAGGCGCATCGACGCTGGTGACAGCCGGAACAAATAACACCGTCTTTGGCGGCACGGGTGGCAGCACAATCCTCAGCAATGGCACCCATGATCTGGTGGTCATGGATCAGGGCGCCACGACCCTGTTCGGTGGGCAGAATGCCGCCATTTTCACCAACAGCGCCAATGCCAATATCATCGGCGAGACAGGTTCCTACGCCGTTGGATTTGGCAGCGGTACCAGCACCGCATGGGCCAGTTCCTCCACCGATCTGTTCCTGTTCGCCAATGGACAAGCCGGAGGTAACGTCACCATCAGCAATTTCCAGGTCGGGAAAGATTTCATCCAGTTGCAGGGATATGGCGACAACGTGGTGCAGACTGTTCTCGCCAACGCGACACAAAGCGAAGCCGGCCTGTCGATGACACTGAGTGACAATACGCATATCACTCTGGCAGGGATCACCTCCCTGAACAGCGACAGCTTCATGGCGTAA
- the secF gene encoding protein translocase subunit SecF has product MFIRPMLRMVPDGTRIRFMKGRFAGLATSAVLSLLSIVLFFHPGLNEGIDFRGGIVIEARTQGPADFDKIRVALTAAHLEAAGVQRFGAEDDVLIRLDSQPNEAATQQAANTVRESLAKALPGTKVMRVDVVGASVSRELFRDGMLALGVSLLMILAYIWVRFEWEFAVGAVVTLVLDVTKAVGFLALTRIEFNFVIIAAILTIIGYSTNDKVVVYDRVRENLRKYRTMPLRELIDLSINETLNRTLGTSMTVFLASLPLALFGGESLSGFAWTMLFGIVVGTSSSIFIAAPILLLLGEHRLRRDTVAPPGAQKTARG; this is encoded by the coding sequence ATGTTCATACGTCCGATGCTGCGCATGGTGCCGGATGGCACCCGCATCCGCTTCATGAAGGGCCGGTTTGCTGGTCTGGCGACCTCTGCCGTGCTGTCCCTGCTCTCCATTGTTCTGTTCTTTCATCCCGGGCTGAACGAGGGCATCGACTTCCGCGGTGGCATCGTGATCGAGGCCCGCACCCAGGGACCAGCCGACTTCGACAAAATCCGCGTGGCCCTCACCGCCGCCCATCTGGAAGCCGCCGGGGTGCAGCGTTTCGGGGCCGAGGATGATGTGCTGATCCGCCTGGACTCCCAGCCGAACGAGGCAGCCACCCAGCAGGCCGCCAACACAGTACGCGAAAGCCTCGCCAAGGCACTGCCCGGCACCAAGGTAATGCGGGTGGATGTCGTGGGGGCCAGTGTCTCGCGGGAGCTGTTCCGTGACGGTATGCTGGCGCTGGGCGTCAGCCTGCTGATGATCCTCGCCTATATCTGGGTCCGCTTCGAATGGGAGTTCGCAGTCGGCGCGGTGGTCACGCTGGTGCTGGACGTGACCAAGGCGGTCGGGTTTCTGGCGCTGACCCGGATCGAGTTCAACTTCGTCATCATCGCCGCGATCCTGACCATTATCGGCTACTCCACCAACGACAAGGTGGTGGTGTATGACCGCGTGCGCGAAAACCTCCGCAAATACCGCACCATGCCCTTACGGGAGCTGATCGACCTCTCCATCAACGAGACGCTGAACCGCACCCTCGGCACCTCCATGACGGTGTTTCTGGCCAGCCTGCCGCTGGCGCTGTTCGGCGGAGAATCCCTGTCCGGCTTTGCATGGACGATGCTGTTCGGGATCGTGGTTGGCACCTCTTCCTCGATCTTCATCGCGGCACCGATCCTGCTGCTGCTGGGTGAGCACCGCCTGCGTCGTGATACCGTTGCTCCCCCGGGCGCTCAAAAAACGGCCAGAGGCTGA